The DNA window GGGTGGTCGTCCTGGTCGCAAGGTCATTGTTTCTACCAATATTGCCGAAACTAGTTTGACTATCGACGGTATCGTCTATGTCGTGGATCCCGGGTTTAGCAAACAGAAGATCTACAACCCTCGTATCCGTGTCGAGTCTCTCCTTGTCTCGCCCATCTCCAAGGCTTCGGCCCAGCAGCGTGCTGGTCGTGCTGGTCGTACCAAACCCGGAAAATGTTTTCGGCTGTATACCGAGAAGGCATTCAAGAAGGAGCTTATTGAGCAAACATATCCCGAGATTCTGCGCTCCAACCTCGCCAACACCGTTctggagctcaagaagcttggtgtGGAGGATCTTGTCCACTTCGATCTAATGGACCCGCCTGCTCCCGAGACAATGATGCGCgcccttgaggagctcaactATCTTGCCTgtcttgacgatgatggtgagCTAACCACTCTCGGCAGCATGGCATCAGCATTCCCCCTTGATCCCGCTCTGGCGGTCATGCTTATCTCGTCTCCTGAGTTCTACTGCTCGAACGAGATTCTCTCTATCACCTCGCTTCTCTCAGTTCCTCAAATCTTTACCCGCCCTGCCAACAACCGAAAGCGCGCCGATGAGATGAAGGCTCAATTTGCGCATCCTGACGGTGACCACCTCACCCTGCTCAACGCCTACCACGCGTTCAAGGGCCAGGCAACATCCGACCCTAACAGTGCAAAGCAGTGGTGCCATGAGCACTTCCTCTCCTTCCGACATCTCTCCAGTGCGGATAACGTCCGCGCTCAGCTCAAGCGCATCATGGAGACGCATGGCTTGGAGCTTGTATCGACACCGTTTGAGGATAAGAATTACTATACCAACATTCGACGTGCACTGCTCGCCGGTTTCTTCATGCAGGTTGCCATGAAGGAGAGCTCTGGCAAGCTTTATCGCACTGTCAAGGACGACCAGGCTGTATTGATTCACCCCTCAACTGTCCTCCGTACCGAGTTCGACTGGGTCCTCTATAATGAGTTTGTCTTGACGTCCAAGCAATACATTCGAACATGTACAGGTATCCGACCTGAGTGGTTATTGGTAAGTGATACTTCCAGATGACTCTCGTTTCATCACGAGAACCTTGGGTCAATCTTACAGTACTAACACTTTTTGCAGGAAATTGCCCCTACGTACTACGATATTGACAGCTTTGAGCAAGGTGACGTCAAGCGTTCTCTTGCACGCgctgcagagaagaagcgccGCAAGGAAGCCATGAAGGCTGGTCGATGAAGTACTCACTTCGGGAGCTCTTGAAAGAAAAGGCCAGGGAAGGCTCTCCAGGCGCCCCCTAGAAATCGACAATAGAGGCATGGGCAGGGATTCGAAACATGATGGATCGACCTGTTTGCTTATCCAATGCTTAGCCCTACCATGTATGTGCGGGAAGCGGCCCTCCACTGCGGCTCGGCATTGCATGGTGCCGGCGAGACACAAACATTTTTTTGTCATTGAGAGTAGGGAAGAGGTGTTGTTTGTCGTCTACTATGTAGCTTGACAAAGCTCTTCCCCTCCCTTATTCATCCCAGTCTGGAGTTGCACATCCTCGCGAGTTGACTGGTTGGCCACGGCGTTTTATGTGCATCAGCCACTTCTTTCATGGTTGGCTGCTCGGTTGAATTGTTTTTTTAAAACAGTATTTCATGCTTCAATGTCTCCCCCTCGGCGCGCCCCTCTCTGTCTGGTCCATTGGTCTCTTTCACTTTACCTATTCGGTCTTAGAATCCTGCAGCACCGTTAGATTTGCCAAAAGAGGGTGTGAGCGAGTGTAATGGAGGGATGCGGGCGTTTTTGGGTTGTTTTACTGGTGTGTATCTTGCGTGGAGGTAAAAAGAGGAAAGAGGCGACAGATAACATTGGGACTGAATAAAGGTTGTGGCAGAGAGAACTATTGTTAGCACACCAGCCGTATTTCAAACTAGGTGAAACAATATCAACGAATTCCAGGCACTTGCGCAGTTCTGCAGCAT is part of the Fusarium fujikuroi IMI 58289 draft genome, chromosome FFUJ_chr07 genome and encodes:
- a CDS encoding probable ATP-binding protein PRP16 translates to MSDIKGGKRSSADADESTRKKAKKDGEDEKFNPYLAHMYDNGNSNGHGAEPSPDSPLAGMKRQHTTAAQASNAEDSESNPFTGRPHSQKYFQILQGRRDLPVHKQRQEFLDKYHSTQILVFVGETGSGKTTQIPQYVVYDELPHLTGKLIACTQPRRVAAMSVAQRVADEMDVTLGEEVGYSIRFEDMTGPKTMLKYMTDGMLLREAMHDHEMSRYSCIILDEAHERTLATDILMALLKQISMRRPDLKIIIMSATLDAQKFQKYFNDAPLLAVPGRTHPVEIFYTPEPERDYVEAAIRTVLQIHASEPEGDVLLFLTGEDEIEDACRKISLEADELMREVDAGPLAVYPLYGTLPPHQQQRIFDKAPAPIRKGGRPGRKVIVSTNIAETSLTIDGIVYVVDPGFSKQKIYNPRIRVESLLVSPISKASAQQRAGRAGRTKPGKCFRLYTEKAFKKELIEQTYPEILRSNLANTVLELKKLGVEDLVHFDLMDPPAPETMMRALEELNYLACLDDDGELTTLGSMASAFPLDPALAVMLISSPEFYCSNEILSITSLLSVPQIFTRPANNRKRADEMKAQFAHPDGDHLTLLNAYHAFKGQATSDPNSAKQWCHEHFLSFRHLSSADNVRAQLKRIMETHGLELVSTPFEDKNYYTNIRRALLAGFFMQVAMKESSGKLYRTVKDDQAVLIHPSTVLRTEFDWVLYNEFVLTSKQYIRTCTGIRPEWLLEIAPTYYDIDSFEQGDVKRSLARAAEKKRRKEAMKAGR